ATTTGACCAAAAAAGAGCAAAGATAAAGAACGAACAATAAGTTATAAGGATTTTTATCTGATGACAAAGCGAGCATTTGTAACTGGTGGAACGGGCTTTGTTGGAGCCAATTTAGTTAGGTTGCTACTTGAAGAGGGCTATAATGTCAGAGCGCTTGTGCGATCGAGCAGTGATTTAGACAATTTAAAAAACTTAGATGTAGAAATTGTTCGAGGCGATCTGAACGATTCGGAATTGCACGGCAAAATTCGAGGTTGCCAAGTTCTTTTCCATGTTGCAGCCCATTATTCGTTATGGCAATCTGACAAAGATTTATTATACCAAAATAATGTTCTGGGAACGCGCAATATCTTAGCGGCTGCTCGTCAAGCAGGTATTGAACGAACAGTCTACACCAGTTCTGTTGCTGCTATTGGTGTAGATAAATCGGGAACAATTGCCGATGAAACCCATCAAAGTCCTCTTGAGGAACTTATTGGTTACTACAAAAAGTCTAAGTATGTTGCCGAACAAGAAGCTCATCTTGCAGTGCGTTCCGGTCAAGACATTGTAATAGTTAATCCTAGTAGTCCCATTGGTCCGATGGATATCAAACCGACTCCTACGGGAGATATAATTTTGCGCTTTCTCCGACGACAGATGTCTGTCTACCTAAATACAGGATTAAATTTTATTGATGTGCGTGATGTTGCAAGGGGACACATATTAGCTTTGGAAAAAGGAAAAACAGGCGATCGCTATATTTTAGGTCACCAAAACCTTTCTTTCAAAACCCTCTTGGAACAGCTTGCCGAAATTACAGGTATACCCGCCCCTCAAATATCCATACCCCACTGGATACCACTGAGTGTTGCTTGGGTAGATGAAAAAATGCTTGCTCCTTTAGGCAAAACTCCTTCTGTTCCTTTAGATGGCGTTCGCATGGCACGTCAAACAATGTACTACGACGCCTCAAAAGCAGTCAGAGAACTTGGATTGCCTCAGTCGCCTATTATAACTGCTTTACAAGATGCCGTAAATTGGTTTGAGCTTCAGAAATACGTTGATGTAGCATAAAATTAGTAACTTTTTACTGGCTTTTTATCGGTTAATGCAAAACAATCGCCAAAGTTACAGATGAAATCAGTTGATTTGTTAAATGTCAACTGTTTTTAGCTTGAGTCCGTGTCATGGTGTAGAGGAGATTTATGGGAATTCATTTACAACAAGCAATGGAAGTCGGTAAGTACTTGGTGACTCAACGTCTGTTGGGACGCAAGCGCTTCCCTTTGGTGCTCATGTTGGAACCCTTATTCCGGTGTAATTTAGCTTGTTCTGGTTGTGGCAAAATACAGCATCCTAAAGAGATTCTCAAGCAACATTTATCTCCTGAAGAATGCTTTGCTGCAGTGGTCGAGTGCGGTGCGCCAGTTGTCTCAATTCCCGGAGGAGAACCCCTGCTTCATCCTCAAATCGATGAGATTGTCCGAGGATTGGTAGAACGCAAAAAGTTTATTTACCTTTGTACGAATGGCTTATTGTTAGAAAAAAGTCTTGATAAGTTTCAACCTTCCCCATACTTAACTTTCAGCATTCATCTAGATGGGATGAGGGAGTTACACGATAAATGTGTAGACCGCAAAGGAGTGTTTGATATTGCCGTTCAAGCAATTCGTGCGGCAAAAGCCAAAGGGTTCCGTGTCACGACAAATACCACAATTTTTGAAGGTACTGACCCAAAAGAAATGCAAGAGTTTTTTGGCTTTCTCAGTGACCTTGGTATTGATGGCATGATGATTTCTCCTGGCTATAGCTATGAATGGGCACCAGATCAAGACCATTTTCTCAGGCGCGAACAAACTCAAGCCCTTTTCCGGGAAATTTTAACACCTTATAAGACAGGTCAAAAAAACTGGAACTTTAATCACAATCCCCTATTTTTAGACTTTCTGATTGGTGAAAAAGACTATGAATGTACCCCTTGGGGTAGCCCCAGCTACAGCGTTCTTGGTTGGCAAAAGCCTTGCTACCTTCTCAATGAAGGTCACTATAGGACTTTTCAAGAACTGTTAGATAAAACTGATTGGAATCAATACGGTCACAAGAGTGGAAATCCCAAATGTGCGGATTGCATGGTTCATTGTGGTTATGAACCAACTGCTGCAATGGATGCCATGCAACCTAATAATATTGGACGTTCCGTTAAAGCACTCTTAGGGATGGGAAGCTAGCTTTAGTTAATGGTTAGTTGTTAGTTGTTAGTTGTTAGTTGTTAGTTGTTAGTTGGAATTACTACTAACTATTAACTACCAACCACTCACCATGTACGGGCGCAAGGTGTTGCGCCCCTACCAACCCACTCACCACCAACCACTTACTACTGAACATGATTACTCTTTTTGAAATCGTGTTTGTCATACTGATAGGTGGCTCAATTATTTTCTACCTAGCATGTGCTTTATGCACCTATCAGTTTTTTTCATCTGATGCATCTAGCCAGGAAAAAACTGCGATCGCCAAACATACACCAGTTTCTATCTTGGTATCCATCCGAGGTCTAGATGAAGGAGCATGGGAAAATTGGACTTCTTTATGCACTCAAAATTATCCAACCTATGAAGTTCTTTTTGGTGTTACTGATAACAACGATCCTGCTATTCCCATGTTGGAAAAGCTCGCTGCTACTTTTCCTAACCGAGTGAAGCTCTTTGTCGGTTTAGAGCCTCGTGGTGTCAATCTCAAGGATAGCAATTTAAGTTACCTATTAGAACAATCTCAGCATGAACTGATTATCTTTGCTGACGGTGACATTAGGGTCACTCAAGACTATATCCAAACTGTCACCACGCCTTTAATTACCGGGAAAGCCAGTGTTATCACCTGTGCCTACATAGGCTATAAACCTCAGTTTCTGGGAGCAGCTTTAGCTTCTCTTGGTCGCTGTGCTGACTTTATTCCCAGTCTATTAATTGCCCGTATTATTGATGGCAGTCTTCAGTTAGCTGTAGGAGTTACCATTGCGACTCATAAAGCGACTCTAGCTAGTTTTGGTGGGTTACAATTAAACCGCATTGGTTCAGATTACAACTTGGGTAAGAGAGCCGCATTAGCAGGCTATCAAGTTGAGCTATCCCACTATATTCTTGACTGGGACACTGGGAACGAAAGCATTAAGCAGTTATATGACCGAGAATTGCGTTGGGCGAGAACTATTCGTTTCAATCGCGGTTTCGTTTACTACTCTATGGCGTTTTGCTACGGTACTGTTTACTGCATTCCTCTGCTGCTACTATCTCACTTTTCTGGTTGGGCGATCGCTCTAGGCCTGACAACATTACTCATCCGCTATCTACAAGTGATGGTGTCTATATTTAGTATGAAATGCCC
This genomic interval from Scytonema hofmannii PCC 7110 contains the following:
- the hpnA gene encoding hopanoid-associated sugar epimerase → MTKRAFVTGGTGFVGANLVRLLLEEGYNVRALVRSSSDLDNLKNLDVEIVRGDLNDSELHGKIRGCQVLFHVAAHYSLWQSDKDLLYQNNVLGTRNILAAARQAGIERTVYTSSVAAIGVDKSGTIADETHQSPLEELIGYYKKSKYVAEQEAHLAVRSGQDIVIVNPSSPIGPMDIKPTPTGDIILRFLRRQMSVYLNTGLNFIDVRDVARGHILALEKGKTGDRYILGHQNLSFKTLLEQLAEITGIPAPQISIPHWIPLSVAWVDEKMLAPLGKTPSVPLDGVRMARQTMYYDASKAVRELGLPQSPIITALQDAVNWFELQKYVDVA
- the hpnH gene encoding adenosyl-hopene transferase HpnH codes for the protein MGIHLQQAMEVGKYLVTQRLLGRKRFPLVLMLEPLFRCNLACSGCGKIQHPKEILKQHLSPEECFAAVVECGAPVVSIPGGEPLLHPQIDEIVRGLVERKKFIYLCTNGLLLEKSLDKFQPSPYLTFSIHLDGMRELHDKCVDRKGVFDIAVQAIRAAKAKGFRVTTNTTIFEGTDPKEMQEFFGFLSDLGIDGMMISPGYSYEWAPDQDHFLRREQTQALFREILTPYKTGQKNWNFNHNPLFLDFLIGEKDYECTPWGSPSYSVLGWQKPCYLLNEGHYRTFQELLDKTDWNQYGHKSGNPKCADCMVHCGYEPTAAMDAMQPNNIGRSVKALLGMGS
- a CDS encoding glycosyltransferase, translating into MITLFEIVFVILIGGSIIFYLACALCTYQFFSSDASSQEKTAIAKHTPVSILVSIRGLDEGAWENWTSLCTQNYPTYEVLFGVTDNNDPAIPMLEKLAATFPNRVKLFVGLEPRGVNLKDSNLSYLLEQSQHELIIFADGDIRVTQDYIQTVTTPLITGKASVITCAYIGYKPQFLGAALASLGRCADFIPSLLIARIIDGSLQLAVGVTIATHKATLASFGGLQLNRIGSDYNLGKRAALAGYQVELSHYILDWDTGNESIKQLYDRELRWARTIRFNRGFVYYSMAFCYGTVYCIPLLLLSHFSGWAIALGLTTLLIRYLQVMVSIFSMKCPKLLRWLWVILLRDVLSFIIWVIGGFGQRVYWRGRELRIEGDGLIVSG